One region of Brachybacterium saurashtrense genomic DNA includes:
- the tsaD gene encoding tRNA (adenosine(37)-N6)-threonylcarbamoyltransferase complex transferase subunit TsaD — MTAAGSPVVLGVESSCDETGFGIVSDGVLLGQGLASSAVQHADFGGVVPEIAARAHLEAVVPTLQIALDDAQVRLEDITHVAVTSGPGLATAVHVGLAAAKSIAWSLGTPLYGVHHLAGHAAADTLEHGPLPERSIVLIVSGGHTSILAVGDLVRDPIEHLGDTLDDAAGEAFDKVSRLLGLGYPGGPAISRAAVDGDPAAFAFPRAMLRPKDAPYTFSFSGLKTAVARTVESLERAGEPVPVADIAASFEQAVVDVLVTKSLRAVKERGLDTLVIVGGVAANARLRAEAQRACDAAGVELRVPPPRLCTDNGAMIAAVGDLLVSAGAEPSGLQIAADPSAVLHGAQLPLLG; from the coding sequence GTGACCGCCGCCGGGAGCCCCGTCGTCCTCGGGGTCGAGTCCTCCTGCGACGAGACCGGGTTCGGGATCGTCTCCGACGGGGTGCTGCTGGGCCAGGGCCTGGCCTCCAGCGCCGTCCAGCACGCCGACTTCGGCGGCGTGGTCCCCGAGATCGCGGCCCGCGCCCACCTCGAGGCCGTGGTGCCCACGCTGCAGATCGCGCTCGACGACGCCCAGGTGCGGCTCGAGGACATCACCCACGTGGCCGTCACCTCCGGGCCGGGCCTCGCCACCGCCGTGCACGTGGGCCTCGCCGCCGCGAAGTCGATCGCCTGGTCGCTGGGCACGCCGCTGTACGGGGTGCATCACCTCGCCGGCCACGCCGCCGCGGACACTCTCGAGCACGGGCCGCTCCCGGAGCGCAGCATCGTGCTGATCGTCTCCGGCGGCCACACCTCGATCCTCGCCGTGGGCGATCTGGTGCGCGATCCCATCGAGCACCTGGGAGACACCCTCGACGACGCGGCGGGGGAGGCCTTCGACAAGGTCTCCCGCCTGCTGGGCCTCGGCTACCCCGGCGGCCCCGCGATCTCCCGCGCCGCCGTGGACGGCGATCCCGCCGCCTTCGCGTTCCCGCGCGCGATGCTGCGCCCCAAGGACGCCCCGTACACCTTCTCCTTCTCCGGGCTGAAGACGGCCGTGGCCCGCACCGTCGAATCGCTCGAACGCGCCGGCGAGCCGGTGCCGGTCGCGGACATCGCCGCCTCCTTCGAACAGGCCGTGGTGGACGTGCTGGTCACCAAGTCCCTGCGCGCGGTGAAGGAGCGCGGCCTCGACACCCTGGTGATCGTGGGCGGCGTGGCCGCCAACGCCCGCCTGCGCGCCGAGGCGCAGCGTGCGTGCGACGCGGCCGGCGTGGAGCTGCGCGTGCCGCCGCCGCGGCTGTGCACCGACAACGGTGCGATGATCGCTGCGGTGGGGGACCTGCTGGTTAGCGCGGGCGCCGAGCCCAGCGGTCTCCAGATCGCCGCGGACCCCTCCGCCGTGCTGCACGGCGCGCAGCTGCCCCTGCTGGGGTGA